The Neurospora crassa OR74A linkage group V, whole genome shotgun sequence sequence aaaaaaacaaagaccGGTTCAAAATGTCGCCAACGCACACCATGTCCGCCCACCTCTGCAAGCAGATCTATTCTGCGTGGTGTCAAGACCACACGGGTTCCCCTAAGCCCCATGCCACCAGCCCGCTGCCATCGCCCACCAACTCGTCTGTCTACTCGGGCTACTTCCAGCGATCGCCGTCCCCTGAGCAACACAAGCGGCCGATGGACAGTGACCGCTCATCGACCTCCAGCTGGCGATGGAACAACAAGGACAACTCTCGCTAAGATATTGAGATTTGATGTTTCTTAGGAGGACTTGTTTTCTtgatttttgtttttttgttttttggCGGACATCCAATAACTGGCGCATACGAAACGGGACTGGGTACCTATCTAAGCGGGACGGCGTTATACTGTAATGCATTTCGGCGGTTTTTCAGCGGACAGCGGAGCTATCAACAGCGCGGCAGTCCCTACAAGCGTTGGATATCATCTATACGACGGCAACAATAACAGCGACTTCTACAAATCCCAACCAGACTACCAGCAACGAAACATCGCGACCATGAGTTCTACTGATACTCAGCCTTTCAGCGAAGGAGCCAACCATTTGCCCGTCCGTCTGCTTGTAATTCAGAAAGGCAGGCAGAGAAGCAGGGAGGCTTATCCATGTTCTGTACACAGGCTTTGTCACTCCAGATGCCAGTGTCACCACCTCCAGGCATCTCCAGCTCTACACTACTAGCTTTGTCAGCCCTACGAGCCCAGTCGTCCCGAGTCTTGTCACCACAAGATTCCCAAGTTCGGCTGGCTCAGACAAGCACCGGGCCGATACTCTCCCGTCCTGGGAACGATCGTTCGGTTTCGCGGCTGCAATGGGTGCATCGCTTTGTACTGCATCGTCCCATTACACCATCTCATCACGCCATGTCGCGATACCTTATCGCCAATGCGGAGTGACCGTAGCATGGTATCACGCCATCGCACGCCGCTTCACCTACCTCCCTCCCTGTCTTCCTGCTTTTTCAAGATTTCCATTGGCATTGTTTGGCGTTGCACACGCACTCACTGGTGCCGTGTACCGTTTCGGTGCCGGTTTCCATGTCGGTGCTGGCGCTTGTTAACGCTGAGGTGTATGTACGAGCGGATGGCATGGGAAGATGGGATGTCATGTTGGTGTCGCTGGGGGTGGTCTTGGGACTATTCTACTGTCATGTGCTGCCTCGTTTTTATACTTGATTGGATGCAAGAGTTGTGGGAGTTTCTCATGTCAGCCAGTTTATCGTTTGGTGCTTGACAAGTTGTCTCTGTGCGGGTCGATGAgatatcgtcatcatcggcaGAGGATTATAATAGGATTGAAGCGGAATTTGAGACCGACTTGAAAACAGCCTTCTCAGCAGATATTGTGATGTCTTGTGAATGAGCGCCCGAGTAGTGTCATGTTCAATGATGCTCGTAAGGTCTACAACCTCACCACACCTCTAGTCAGCGTCGATTCGGTAGACTTGGCGAGAAATGTGTTTCGTTTCCTCTGATAGCAAATGTTAGGCTGTGGTGTGAGCAAGCATGGTGGTTGCGGGGGATGAAACTGTCGTCTCCATGCGAAGCCCATCATTCATCCAAACACTTCCTTGCCCGTGACCATAGCAAGATTTAAAGCAAGATAGATTACATGTATAGATGATACTGAATCGTTCAACTCATGTAGAGACAACAAAGTAATAACACATACCCATACTACACCACCGAAAACGCCAGGTGAATGAACCGGACACAAACATGCGCATAactcccttctctttcttatcGTGATGCATATGAAGGATGACCCTAGGGTCGAAGTCCCAGCCAACCCCTCTGCGAGTGATCCCTTCATCATTTTATACCCCTACCGTGTTCGCTACATTTCATCCCCACAAACCCAAACTCTTTCCGCATCCAGTATGTTCCAAATCAAATCAATTCTCcctcgccttcctcctcatccatcccctcctcatcctcactccACTGCATCTCCGCAGCCGCCTTCTCCGCCAACCGCTGCACCTCAGCCAGCCCACTCAGCTCAGCTACATAGTCCCGACTAGCCAGCGCCGTCTTGACAAACTCCCATCCGCCCTCCTTGTATGCGTCGAGGATGGGCTTGCTGCAGGCGCTGCACTGCGGGTACGACTTGCCGCGTATAACCATGTTCTGGAAGTTGGATAGGAAACCGCGGACCTGGTGCGGGACAAGACCGAGGGGATGGTCAGGGGGATCGCGCTCGTACGAGACGGCAGAGCCGGTGCCGGTTGAGACGGGCGCGGGCGCGTGTTGCTTGAGCGGGTGCTGCAAAATGCTAGTGAGAAGCTCGACGAGGAGGGCCGAAGCGATGGCTGCCACGCCGGGACGGGTGACGGTACATTGTTGGTCGAGCGTTTGGTCTTTCATCGACTGGATTGTAGACTTGGTTAGCAGCTTTCCACAACTCGCTTTGGATGAATTAGCAGATCCTTACATCGGCAGCAACTACTACGTCGTTGCAAAAATAACATCCAAGGGTCTCTTCACTGCCGTCGTTCGGCGCCGCACCATGTCGCATGACAACGTAGGTGTCGAATCCGAGTGCCGCATTCATCACGATCTTGTTCGCAGCTTTGCCCATCAGTGTGGGCAGCCATCGGGACTCGCGCGTGTccatgaggaggaagatcgCATCGTGTGAATCGATTAACTCCTTCAGCTTGTCAAAGTCTGCTTTGGTTTTTGCCTCGTTGTGGATCGCGTGGTCCAGCATCGGAACAGAGAGTGCGTAGCCCTCTACATCAACTCCTGgataaatttctttaagtGCCTCGGCAGCTTGAATAGCCTTCGGCTTTCCCCCATTGTGACAATCTTCAAACTTGAAGAGAGGCTGCCGTACTGGGTTTGAATAAGATACGCTCCCATAATCAATAAACGTGATCTTGCGAACTCCCCACCCTAGCAGGTTTCTCGAGACATAGCTGCCGAGTGTCCCTGCGCCCAGCAACAAGCATTTCGTATTCTTGATCGCGTCCAAGTCAAGATTCGGCGCGAGCCGCCACTTCATCAGCTTCAAGTTCAAGTCCACTGCCTGGTCTGCTAGTCGAGTGGGATCCATGTACTCTGCCAGATTCGCGACCCGTGGCCTGAGATCGCCGTTACCGTTCCTCTCCCAGCCGGTAACCTTGGGCATACACTTCAACTCCACGTCGCCAACTTGGTCCATCGCCAGTGGCAGGATGGTGCTCCGCGCTTCATGTCTCCTAGGCTGCGTGTCGCGGTAGCAGAGAATTTGGACCTTGTTGAGGCGGTATCTTTGCCGGATAAGGATGAGGAGATTACGAAGAGGCCAGGAAGGGTACTCGGGATAGTTGGATGGGTCCACGAAAGCAACATATCTGTCCTCTTCCGCCGCGTCGTTGAAGAATCCCGTCTCGAAGTCTCTGAGAGATCCAATATCCCAACGGTAGCCGATATCGACCCCGGGATCATCAAGTGAGGATCTTGGGCCTGCGGCCTCGCGACGCACTTTCTTTGCGAGGAAGAATCCGTGCTCTCTCCTGTCAACCATGTATCGCCATGTTCCTATGCGCTCGACCAAAGCAGTGCTTTCGTCCGAGGTCAACCGGCCAATCGGTCCTGTTCGCTTCCACTGCGGCTCCGAGTGTAGGGCTGGAAATGCGAACCAGTAGGTAAACTTGTACTTCTTCAGGTCGGCGTATGACAGGATCCGGAAAGAGGCAAGTAGCGATGGGCAGGAGTATATCGTGCCGTCTTGAATAGCATCCCAGATCTTTTATCCGCCCGTCAGTAAGCTTTCGTTACAGCGCAAGCACTGGCGCGACCCAAAGTGAAGCTACTGGATACGAACCTGTTCGCCCGCCTTCTTGATCATCGCATTTTTGTCCGTGTTTTTGAATTCCTCGATCGTGTTGACGTTCTTAATGTAGCCTTCGGCTCTCGTCATGCCCAAGGGCCCGCTTTCGTCCCTATCATCAGGCTTTGGTTCGTAAAGTATAAAAGCAAGCGTGCATGGGAACTTACTGGTCGCTTGTTAGGGCGCTCCCCAAGATCTGCATTCTCGTACTGGCCTCTGGACTCGCGTGCGACCGAGGTTCATATAAGCCCAAGACAGGGCGGGCCGAAGAGTCGAGCTTGTCATGGTCGAGTTTGGATGAGAAGAGGGCCGAGTAGAAGGGCAGCTCGATCTCCGAGGAGAAGGTCGCAAACTTGAGATCCATGGATGAGGGGGGCGCACAGCCGGCCGCGATGCGCACTTAGAGACTTCGGATTGGGGGAACTACTGATAATGGATGTAACGACTTTCCTGATGTTGGCATGCGTTTTCTATCCCAAGAAGTAGCGGTCGAAGAAGGCTTGAGTTGGCAGCCTGGCGCACACGGTT is a genomic window containing:
- a CDS encoding autophagy ubiquitin-activating enzyme ApgG, translated to MDLKFATFSSEIELPFYSALFSSKLDHDKLDSSARPVLGLYEPRSHASPEASTRMQILGSALTSDQDESGPLGMTRAEGYIKNVNTIEEFKNTDKNAMIKKAGEQIWDAIQDGTIYSCPSLLASFRILSYADLKKYKFTYWFAFPALHSEPQWKRTGPIGRLTSDESTALVERIGTWRYMVDRREHGFFLAKKVRREAAGPRSSLDDPGVDIGYRWDIGSLRDFETGFFNDAAEEDRYVAFVDPSNYPEYPSWPLRNLLILIRQRYRLNKVQILCYRDTQPRRHEARSTILPLAMDQVGDVELKCMPKVTGWERNGNGDLRPRVANLAEYMDPTRLADQAVDLNLKLMKWRLAPNLDLDAIKNTKCLLLGAGTLGSYVSRNLLGWGVRKITFIDYGSVSYSNPVRQPLFKFEDCHNGGKPKAIQAAEALKEIYPGVDVEGYALSVPMLDHAIHNEAKTKADFDKLKELIDSHDAIFLLMDTRESRWLPTLMGKAANKIVMNAALGFDTYVVMRHGAAPNDGSEETLGCYFCNDVVVAADSMKDQTLDQQCTVTRPGVAAIASALLVELLTSILQHPLKQHAPAPVSTGTGSAVSYERDPPDHPLGLVPHQVRGFLSNFQNMVIRGKSYPQCSACSKPILDAYKEGGWEFVKTALASRDYVAELSGLAEVQRLAEKAAAEMQWSEDEEGMDEEEGEGELI
- a CDS encoding autophagy ubiquitin-activating enzyme ApgG, variant, coding for MDLKFATFSSEIELPFYSALFSSKLDHDKLDSSARPVLGLYEPRSHASPEASTRMQILGSALTSDHGPLGMTRAEGYIKNVNTIEEFKNTDKNAMIKKAGEQIWDAIQDGTIYSCPSLLASFRILSYADLKKYKFTYWFAFPALHSEPQWKRTGPIGRLTSDESTALVERIGTWRYMVDRREHGFFLAKKVRREAAGPRSSLDDPGVDIGYRWDIGSLRDFETGFFNDAAEEDRYVAFVDPSNYPEYPSWPLRNLLILIRQRYRLNKVQILCYRDTQPRRHEARSTILPLAMDQVGDVELKCMPKVTGWERNGNGDLRPRVANLAEYMDPTRLADQAVDLNLKLMKWRLAPNLDLDAIKNTKCLLLGAGTLGSYVSRNLLGWGVRKITFIDYGSVSYSNPVRQPLFKFEDCHNGGKPKAIQAAEALKEIYPGVDVEGYALSVPMLDHAIHNEAKTKADFDKLKELIDSHDAIFLLMDTRESRWLPTLMGKAANKIVMNAALGFDTYVVMRHGAAPNDGSEETLGCYFCNDVVVAADSMKDQTLDQQCTVTRPGVAAIASALLVELLTSILQHPLKQHAPAPVSTGTGSAVSYERDPPDHPLGLVPHQVRGFLSNFQNMVIRGKSYPQCSACSKPILDAYKEGGWEFVKTALASRDYVAELSGLAEVQRLAEKAAAEMQWSEDEEGMDEEEGEGELI